Sequence from the candidate division WOR-3 bacterium genome:
CTTGATTTTCAATTTCATTTTTATTATAATTATTCTATGGATGCCTATGAAAAATTTCAAAAGTATTGTCTTGAGGCCGGGCTAAAATCGTCTAAACCGCGCGAAAAGGTTGCTTGGCTATTTTTAAACTCACCAGGTCATCTGCGGGTATTTGATGCCTACGAGATGCTAAAAAAGCAAGGCCTAGCGATTGGTTATTCTACGGTTTATCGAACCTTAAATCTATTAGCGAAGGCCGGACTAGCTGAGACTGTGACTTATCAGGGGGAGACCTATTATGAGAATAAATCGAAACGAACCCATCATGA
This genomic interval carries:
- a CDS encoding Fur family transcriptional regulator, encoding MIDSWYHKIELDFQFHFYYNYSMDAYEKFQKYCLEAGLKSSKPREKVAWLFLNSPGHLRVFDAYEMLKKQGLAIGYSTVYRTLNLLAKAGLAETVTYQGETYYENKSKRTHHDHLVCTGCGKTIEFSSESLERLQARIAREHRFRVTSHTLILYGLCKHCQKRKE